In bacterium, one DNA window encodes the following:
- a CDS encoding IS21 family transposase — protein MPHLKTWLEEDPGYSATWLFEHLQGLGFAGSYEIVKRQVRRLKEHQHHIAYLRFETEPGAQAQVDFGEFQVEGPDGKITKYYAFAMILGYSRRLYAELLEQCDLATFLD, from the coding sequence GTGCCTCACCTCAAAACCTGGCTGGAAGAAGATCCCGGCTATTCCGCCACCTGGCTCTTTGAACACCTCCAGGGCTTGGGTTTTGCCGGCAGCTACGAAATCGTCAAGCGCCAGGTGAGGCGCCTCAAAGAACATCAGCATCACATCGCTTATCTGCGGTTCGAAACCGAGCCCGGAGCGCAAGCCCAGGTCGATTTCGGTGAATTTCAGGTGGAAGGACCGGACGGCAAGATCACCAAGTACTATGCCTTTGCCATGATCCTGGGTTACTCACGCCGCCTCTACGCGGAGCTGCTCGAGCAATGCGACCTCGCAACGTTCCTGGATT
- a CDS encoding restriction endonuclease subunit S has translation MGDVITETQYGTSNRADADVKGVAVIRMNNIDSQGRLDLSDLKYVNLEETELEKYLLEPGDLLFNRTNSRELVGKTGVWQGQMQAVPASYLIRFRVDRQRVFPECVWALMNTSFMKHILFDKARHAIGMANINAQELRTLPINIPSISVQREFVNVLTALEKISEHVKNANDRIVCLFQTLLHRAFSGDLTAEWREAHEKELLAEIEEQAKVLNARFQELSQ, from the coding sequence ATGGGAGATGTGATTACAGAAACTCAGTACGGAACCTCAAATCGAGCAGATGCAGATGTTAAAGGTGTAGCCGTTATCAGAATGAATAACATCGATTCTCAAGGGCGATTGGATTTAAGCGATCTCAAGTATGTAAATTTAGAGGAAACTGAACTGGAAAAATACTTACTGGAACCGGGGGACTTGCTATTTAACCGAACGAACAGCCGAGAGCTTGTCGGGAAAACGGGAGTATGGCAAGGCCAAATGCAGGCCGTTCCTGCTTCCTATCTAATCCGATTTCGGGTTGATCGTCAGCGCGTATTTCCTGAATGCGTATGGGCGCTGATGAACACATCTTTCATGAAGCATATCCTATTTGACAAGGCACGGCACGCTATCGGCATGGCAAACATTAATGCGCAGGAGCTTCGCACCTTGCCGATCAATATTCCATCTATTTCAGTTCAGCGAGAGTTTGTTAATGTCTTAACCGCTCTTGAAAAAATCTCAGAGCACGTGAAAAATGCAAATGATCGAATAGTATGTCTTTTTCAAACACTTCTCCACCGCGCCTTTTCCGGCGATCTCACCGCCGAATGGCGAGAAGCGCATGAGAAAGAGCTTTTGGCGGAGATCGAAGAGCAAGCTAAAGTATTAAATGCCAGATTTCAGGAGCTATCGCAATGA
- a CDS encoding ATP-dependent endonuclease encodes MKISKLTIHNYRSICDIEMLCEPLVVILGPNNHGKSNILYALEFALSTSSKPSTADFCKFSGIDNVLWVELTFHHLTEQERNTFKKYLQKDGGIRIRKTARLDEASSVEILYNGYVIQPEEWWLQSNSVSRLASREEIHKTPLKDFVSSTGRVTKSDVEQAQAAYIERHASTLHFKEILEEGPLLGSKNVGGGVLPSFYLIPAVRDLADETKTKTTTAFGRLLSRAVKEMADTEPRFREIKDGLNKLVELFNRSDAMPEGRPEQLQNLENALKAELSSWEVNVEIEVIPPEIEKIFELGTNLHIDDGVKTLAELKGHGLQRSIIFALIRAWVSLLKAAPNNRDGSPLPRASSESIVFGMEEPELFLHPQAQRKMAAAIHELSQTPDYQVFICTHSTHFVNLEKYKNICIVNKKDPKTGTKVRQCVQELFEGERHNDRKQRFHMARWINPDRGEMFFAKRVAFVEGETEKTMLPFIAEKCGCQDHEISVIDCGSKHNLPLYITIANAFELPYVVVHDEDPLPDPIPDTWTEDKRREKEKTFSLNKEIQELVDSKLGHVEILSPDFEGVARISRTQAEKKGKAFAALEHFEANTVEKYPTRLIELVNAIYCGKNES; translated from the coding sequence ATGAAAATCTCAAAACTCACTATTCACAACTATCGCAGTATCTGCGACATTGAAATGCTATGTGAGCCGCTTGTGGTCATATTGGGACCAAACAATCATGGCAAGTCTAACATTCTATATGCGCTTGAGTTTGCTCTCTCAACTTCTTCTAAACCTAGTACGGCAGACTTTTGTAAGTTCAGCGGAATCGATAACGTGCTTTGGGTTGAACTAACTTTCCACCATCTTACCGAACAAGAACGGAATACATTCAAGAAGTACCTCCAAAAAGATGGCGGCATTCGTATTAGAAAGACCGCTCGACTTGATGAGGCGAGTTCTGTGGAGATCCTCTATAATGGCTATGTCATTCAACCAGAAGAGTGGTGGCTGCAAAGCAACAGCGTTTCCCGCCTCGCCAGCCGTGAAGAAATTCATAAAACACCGTTAAAGGACTTTGTCTCGTCAACAGGTCGGGTAACCAAATCCGACGTAGAGCAAGCTCAAGCTGCTTACATTGAAAGGCACGCATCTACTCTTCATTTCAAAGAAATCCTTGAAGAGGGACCTTTACTTGGTTCGAAAAACGTCGGAGGAGGCGTACTACCCAGTTTTTATTTGATTCCTGCCGTACGCGATCTGGCAGACGAAACAAAGACGAAAACCACAACAGCCTTTGGTAGGTTGCTTAGTCGTGCTGTAAAAGAAATGGCGGATACCGAACCACGCTTCCGAGAGATCAAAGATGGGCTAAATAAACTCGTTGAATTGTTCAACCGGTCGGATGCAATGCCTGAAGGCCGCCCCGAGCAACTTCAAAACCTCGAGAATGCACTAAAGGCCGAGTTGTCATCTTGGGAGGTAAACGTTGAAATAGAAGTGATCCCACCAGAGATTGAAAAGATCTTTGAACTTGGCACCAATCTTCACATTGACGACGGAGTTAAGACTCTTGCCGAGTTGAAAGGGCATGGTTTGCAGCGATCAATAATTTTTGCACTCATTCGGGCTTGGGTAAGTCTACTGAAGGCTGCTCCCAATAATAGAGATGGCTCACCCCTTCCCAGAGCTTCGTCCGAATCGATTGTTTTCGGAATGGAGGAGCCGGAGCTTTTTCTTCATCCTCAAGCCCAACGTAAAATGGCGGCTGCCATTCATGAATTATCCCAGACGCCCGATTACCAGGTGTTCATCTGCACTCATTCAACTCATTTCGTTAACCTTGAGAAATATAAAAACATATGCATCGTGAATAAGAAAGACCCCAAGACCGGAACAAAAGTCCGCCAATGTGTTCAGGAATTATTCGAAGGGGAGCGGCATAACGACCGAAAGCAAAGATTCCACATGGCTCGGTGGATAAATCCTGACAGAGGTGAAATGTTTTTTGCCAAACGGGTAGCATTTGTGGAAGGCGAAACGGAAAAAACTATGCTACCCTTTATTGCAGAGAAGTGTGGATGTCAAGACCATGAAATATCAGTCATTGATTGCGGATCTAAACATAATTTACCCTTATATATCACAATTGCAAACGCCTTTGAACTGCCCTATGTGGTCGTGCATGATGAAGATCCCCTTCCTGACCCCATCCCCGACACCTGGACAGAAGATAAGCGACGCGAAAAGGAAAAAACGTTTTCATTGAACAAAGAAATCCAAGAACTTGTCGATTCCAAACTAGGGCATGTGGAAATACTGTCACCGGATTTCGAAGGTGTTGCAAGAATATCGAGAACTCAAGCAGAAAAGAAGGGGAAGGCATTTGCGGCATTGGAGCACTTTGAGGCAAATACAGTAGAAAAATATCCAACAAGGCTAATAGAATTAGTGAATGCGATTTATTGTGGTAAAAATGAAAGTTAA